One genomic segment of Musa acuminata AAA Group cultivar baxijiao chromosome BXJ3-3, Cavendish_Baxijiao_AAA, whole genome shotgun sequence includes these proteins:
- the LOC135633393 gene encoding probable inorganic phosphate transporter 1-10 has protein sequence MGLKILTALDHARTQYYHFKAIIIAGMGLFTDSYDLFCITPVMKLIGRIYYDPQGGTPGVTPPAVVSAIVAIALVGTVIGQLIFGMLGDRVGRRRVYGFSLLLMIASSFGCGFSICRTRNCVLTSLCFFRFMLGIGIGGDYPLSATIMSEFANKRTRGSFIAAVFSMQGFGILASSGVTMAIAAAFKRATKASSIGPLHTPEAADLAWRIILMIGAIPAALTFYWRINMPETARYTALVERDVIKATNDMGKVLVDFDMDTSEVSGGPRRPATTYGLFSKQFMGRHGRNLFACAMAWFLVDIPYYSSTLFQSQIYQPWFPPSNHVNAYEEVYNVAKFQAIIAVASTIPGYFATVYFIERTGRRKIQMMGFFFMAIFLFALAGPYDKYWHDHTHGWFIVLYGLTFFFSNFGPNTTTFIVPAELFPARFRSTCHGISGASGKVGAIIGAVGFLWASRPRKPGIGMTYALTILGGVCLIGMLHTYLFTPETKMRSLEENESGESQHGPEDLENINHSVFTSSAPSVHPLGGRSPLQSPL, from the exons ATGGGCCTCAAGATTCTTACAGCGCTCGACCATGCAAGAACACAATACTACCACTTCAAAGCCATCATCATCGCCGGCATGGGCCTCTTCACCGACTCCTACGACCTCTTCTGCATCACGCCTGTCATGAAGCTGATAGGGCGGATTTACTACGATCCTCAGGGAGGGACGCCTGGCGTGACGCCACCCGCGGTGGTCTCCGCCATCGTGGCTATCGCGCTGGTCGGCACAGTCATCGGCCAGCTCATCTTCGGCATGCTTGGGGATCGCGTGGGCCGTCGGCGCGTCTACGGGTTCTCCCTCCTCCTCATGATCGCCAGCTCGTTCGGTTGCGGTTTCTCCATCTGCCGCACCCGCAATTGCGTGCTGACTAGCTTGTGCTTCTTCCGGTTTATGCTTGGGATCGGCATCGGCGGCGACTACCCACTCTCGGCGACCATCATGTCTGAATTCGCTAACAAAAGAACGAGGGGTTCGTTCATCGCCGCGGTGTTCTCGATGCAAGGGTTCGGGATACTGGCCAGCTCAGGGGTCACCATGGCGATCGCTGCAGCGTTCAAAAGGGCAACCAAGGCATCGAGCATCGGCCCGCTGCACACGCCAGAGGCAGCGGACTTGGCGTGGCGCATCATACTGATGATCGGTGCCATTCCGGCGGCTTTGACGTTCTACTGGAGAATAAACATGCCGGAGACCGCCAG ATATACAGCACTGGTGGAGCGGGATGTGATCAAAGCGACAAATGACATGGGGAAGGTGTTGGTGGACTTCGATATGGATACTTCAGAAGTTTCAGGCGGACCCCGTCGACCAGCCACAACGTACGGTCTCTTCTCAAAGCAATTCATGGGACGGCATGGCCGGAACCTGTTTGCGTGCGCCATGGCATGGTTCTTGGTTGACATCCCCTACTACAGCAGCACTCTTTTCCAGTCGCAAATCTACCAGCCGTGGTTCCCTCCGTCTAACCATGTAAATGCTTACGAGGAGGTCTACAACGTCGCAAAATTCCAAGCAATCATCGCCGTGGCCTCTACCATCCCTGGCTACTTCGCCACCGTCTACTTCATCGAACGCACCGGCAGGCGAAAGATTCAAATGATGGGTTTCTTCTTCATGGCAATCTTCCTGTTCGCGCTAGCAGGTCCCTACGACAAGTATTGGCACGACCACACCCACGGGTGGTTCATCGTTCTTTATGGCTTGaccttcttcttctccaacttcggCCCCAACACCACGACCTTTATCGTGCCCGCCGAGCTGTTTCCTGCTCGCTTCCGGTCCACATGCCATGGGATATCCGGCGCGTCGGGAAAAGTTGGTGCCATAATCGGAGCTGTTGGATTCCTCTGGGCCTCTCGACCGAGGAAGCCGGGGATCGGAATGACGTATGCATTGACTATCCTGGGTGGTGTATGTCTCATTGGAATGCTTCACACCTATCTCTTTACGCCTGAAACTAAGATGAGGTCCTTGGAGGAGAATGAGTCCGGAGAAAGTCAACATGGTCCCGAGGACCTTGAGAATATCAACCACAGTGTATTCACATCCAGCGCTCCGAGTGTTCATCCTCTCGGTGGACGTTCTCCTCTGCAATCACCTTTGTAG